One genomic region from Salvia hispanica cultivar TCC Black 2014 chromosome 2, UniMelb_Shisp_WGS_1.0, whole genome shotgun sequence encodes:
- the LOC125204496 gene encoding DEAD-box ATP-dependent RNA helicase 35 isoform X1, with protein sequence MGSHGEDMMEEEDDYVEYVPVAKRRALEAQKILQRRGQSSALDEEIEKQNLVEAKPSLLVKASQLKKDQPEITQTEQIILQEKEMIEHLSDRKTLMSVRELAKGITYTDPLPTGWRPPLPIRRMSNKSCDAIRRQWHIIVDGEDIPPPIKNFKDMRFPQPILKRLKAKGIVQPTPIQVQGLPVILSGRDMIGIAFTGSGKTLVFVLPLIMIALQEEMMMPIAPGEGPFGLVVCPSRELARQTYEVVEMFLESLKEAGYPELRPLLCIGGVDMKLQLDVVKRGVHIVVATPGRLKDMLAKKKMNLNNCRYLTLDEADRLVDLGFEDDIREVFDHFKSQRQTLLFSATMPTKIQNFARSALVKPVTVNVGRAGAANLDVIQEVEYVKQEAKIVYLLECLQKTSPPVLVFCENKADVDDIHEYLLLKGVEAVAIHGGKDQEDREYAISSFKAGKKDVLVATDVASKGLDFPDIQHVINYDMPAEIENYVHRIGRTGRCGKTGIATTFINKNQSETTLLDLKHLLQEAKQRIPPVLAELNDPMEDAEAIANASGVKGCAYCGGLGHRIRDCPKLEHQKSQQIASSRRDYFGSGGYRGEM encoded by the exons ATG GGCTCACACGGCGAAGATATGATGGAAGAGGAAGATGATTACGTTGAATATGTTCCTGTGGCGAAGCGGCGTGCGCTTGAGGCACAGAAGATATTGCAGCGCAGAGGGCAGTCTTCCGCACTCGATGAGGAGATTGAGAAACAGAATCTCGTGGAGGCAAAACCAAGTCTGCTGGTGAAAGCTTCTCAACTGAAGAAAGATCAGCCGGAGATCACCCAAACTGAGCAGATAATTCTACAGGAGAAGGAGATGATTGAACACCTTTCGGATAGGAAAACTTTGATGTCCGTTCGGGAGCTGGCCAAGGGCATCACTTACACCGACCCTCTGCCGACTGGGTGGAGGCCGCCCTTGCCAATAAGAAGGATGTCGAACAAGTCTTGTGATGCCATAAGAAGGCAGTGGCACATTATCGTTGATGGGGAAGATATCCCCCCACCAATCAAGAACTTTAAGGACATGAGGTTTCCGCAGCCCATTTTGAAGAGACTAAAAGCTAAAGGGATTGTGCAGCCGACGCCCATCCAAGTGCAGGGGCTGCCGGTTATTTTGTCTGGGAGGGATATGATCGGGATTGCTTTTACAGGGTCTGGAAAGACCTTAGTGTTTGTGTTGCCGCTCATTATGATTGCGTTGCAGGAGGAGATGATGATGCCAATTGCTCCGGGGGAAGGACCTTTTGGCTTGGTTGTTTGTCCTTCTAGGGAGCTGGCTAGGCAAACTTATGAAGTTGTAGAGATGTTTCTTGAATCATTAAAAGAGGCTGGCTATCCTGAGCTGCGGCCTTTGCTTTGCATTGGAGGAGTTGATATGAAGTTGCAACTTGATGTAGTGAAGAGAGGAGTTCACATCGTGGTTGCTACTCCGGGGCGACTGAAGGATATGCTAgccaagaagaaaatgaatctAAACAACTGCAG ATATCTGACGTTAGATGAGGCAGATCGTTTGGTGGATCTCGGATTTGAAGATGACATTAGAGAAGTTTTTGATCACTTCAAGAGCCAAAGGCAGACTCTTCTGTTTTCTGCCACTATGCCCACAAAGATTCAGAATTTTGCAAGAAGTGCTCTTGTAAAGCCCGTCACAGTGAATGTCGGAAGGGCTGGAGCAGCGAATTTGGATGTGATTCAAGAAGTTGAATATGTCAAGCAGGAGGCAAAGATCGTTTACCTTCTCGAATGTTTGCAGAAGACGTCACCCCctgttttggtattttgtgAGAACAAAGCAGATGTGGATGACATTCATGAATATCTTCTGTTAAAAGGAGTTGAAGCTGTTGCAATACACGGAGGAAAAGACCAAGAAGACAGAGAATATGCCATATCATCCTTCAAGGCTGGCAAGAAGGATGTTTTAGTGGCTACTGACGTGGCTTCAAAAGGTCTCGATTTTCCTGACATCCAACATGTCATCAACTATGATATGCCAgcagaaatagaaaattatgTTCATCGGATTGGAAGGACAGGGCGATGTGGGAAAACAGGAATTGCGACAACCTTTATCAACAAGAACCAAAGTGAGACAACTCTGCTTGATCTGAAACACCTATTGCAAGAGGCAAAGCAGAGGATACCTCCAGTTCTGGCCGAGCTCAATGACCCGATGGAAGATGCGGAGGCGATAGCTAATGCAAGTGGAGTGAAAGGGTGCGCCTACTGTGGTGGGCTTGGTCATCGTATTCGAGATTGCCCCAAGTTGGAACATCAAAAGAGCCAGCAAATTGCCAGTTCGAGAAGAGATTATTTTGGTTCTGGGGGCTACCGTGGGGAAATGTGA
- the LOC125204496 gene encoding DEAD-box ATP-dependent RNA helicase 35 isoform X2 translates to MMEEEDDYVEYVPVAKRRALEAQKILQRRGQSSALDEEIEKQNLVEAKPSLLVKASQLKKDQPEITQTEQIILQEKEMIEHLSDRKTLMSVRELAKGITYTDPLPTGWRPPLPIRRMSNKSCDAIRRQWHIIVDGEDIPPPIKNFKDMRFPQPILKRLKAKGIVQPTPIQVQGLPVILSGRDMIGIAFTGSGKTLVFVLPLIMIALQEEMMMPIAPGEGPFGLVVCPSRELARQTYEVVEMFLESLKEAGYPELRPLLCIGGVDMKLQLDVVKRGVHIVVATPGRLKDMLAKKKMNLNNCRYLTLDEADRLVDLGFEDDIREVFDHFKSQRQTLLFSATMPTKIQNFARSALVKPVTVNVGRAGAANLDVIQEVEYVKQEAKIVYLLECLQKTSPPVLVFCENKADVDDIHEYLLLKGVEAVAIHGGKDQEDREYAISSFKAGKKDVLVATDVASKGLDFPDIQHVINYDMPAEIENYVHRIGRTGRCGKTGIATTFINKNQSETTLLDLKHLLQEAKQRIPPVLAELNDPMEDAEAIANASGVKGCAYCGGLGHRIRDCPKLEHQKSQQIASSRRDYFGSGGYRGEM, encoded by the exons ATGATGGAAGAGGAAGATGATTACGTTGAATATGTTCCTGTGGCGAAGCGGCGTGCGCTTGAGGCACAGAAGATATTGCAGCGCAGAGGGCAGTCTTCCGCACTCGATGAGGAGATTGAGAAACAGAATCTCGTGGAGGCAAAACCAAGTCTGCTGGTGAAAGCTTCTCAACTGAAGAAAGATCAGCCGGAGATCACCCAAACTGAGCAGATAATTCTACAGGAGAAGGAGATGATTGAACACCTTTCGGATAGGAAAACTTTGATGTCCGTTCGGGAGCTGGCCAAGGGCATCACTTACACCGACCCTCTGCCGACTGGGTGGAGGCCGCCCTTGCCAATAAGAAGGATGTCGAACAAGTCTTGTGATGCCATAAGAAGGCAGTGGCACATTATCGTTGATGGGGAAGATATCCCCCCACCAATCAAGAACTTTAAGGACATGAGGTTTCCGCAGCCCATTTTGAAGAGACTAAAAGCTAAAGGGATTGTGCAGCCGACGCCCATCCAAGTGCAGGGGCTGCCGGTTATTTTGTCTGGGAGGGATATGATCGGGATTGCTTTTACAGGGTCTGGAAAGACCTTAGTGTTTGTGTTGCCGCTCATTATGATTGCGTTGCAGGAGGAGATGATGATGCCAATTGCTCCGGGGGAAGGACCTTTTGGCTTGGTTGTTTGTCCTTCTAGGGAGCTGGCTAGGCAAACTTATGAAGTTGTAGAGATGTTTCTTGAATCATTAAAAGAGGCTGGCTATCCTGAGCTGCGGCCTTTGCTTTGCATTGGAGGAGTTGATATGAAGTTGCAACTTGATGTAGTGAAGAGAGGAGTTCACATCGTGGTTGCTACTCCGGGGCGACTGAAGGATATGCTAgccaagaagaaaatgaatctAAACAACTGCAG ATATCTGACGTTAGATGAGGCAGATCGTTTGGTGGATCTCGGATTTGAAGATGACATTAGAGAAGTTTTTGATCACTTCAAGAGCCAAAGGCAGACTCTTCTGTTTTCTGCCACTATGCCCACAAAGATTCAGAATTTTGCAAGAAGTGCTCTTGTAAAGCCCGTCACAGTGAATGTCGGAAGGGCTGGAGCAGCGAATTTGGATGTGATTCAAGAAGTTGAATATGTCAAGCAGGAGGCAAAGATCGTTTACCTTCTCGAATGTTTGCAGAAGACGTCACCCCctgttttggtattttgtgAGAACAAAGCAGATGTGGATGACATTCATGAATATCTTCTGTTAAAAGGAGTTGAAGCTGTTGCAATACACGGAGGAAAAGACCAAGAAGACAGAGAATATGCCATATCATCCTTCAAGGCTGGCAAGAAGGATGTTTTAGTGGCTACTGACGTGGCTTCAAAAGGTCTCGATTTTCCTGACATCCAACATGTCATCAACTATGATATGCCAgcagaaatagaaaattatgTTCATCGGATTGGAAGGACAGGGCGATGTGGGAAAACAGGAATTGCGACAACCTTTATCAACAAGAACCAAAGTGAGACAACTCTGCTTGATCTGAAACACCTATTGCAAGAGGCAAAGCAGAGGATACCTCCAGTTCTGGCCGAGCTCAATGACCCGATGGAAGATGCGGAGGCGATAGCTAATGCAAGTGGAGTGAAAGGGTGCGCCTACTGTGGTGGGCTTGGTCATCGTATTCGAGATTGCCCCAAGTTGGAACATCAAAAGAGCCAGCAAATTGCCAGTTCGAGAAGAGATTATTTTGGTTCTGGGGGCTACCGTGGGGAAATGTGA
- the LOC125204499 gene encoding uncharacterized protein LOC125204499: MPNDQYSNEASTSRCKKQLVQPTSTSSSDNWRGEAEIKRLEGRLKILEEEAEILKGALLESAEESRTLIGDIHLQLYTVQRHLLQRGAERGESRSHGIPRVKERERRAGLLQILYQEANPSIVNKVSRTKVLLQDST, from the exons ATGCCCAACGATCAATATTCCAATGAAGCGAGCACATCAAGATGCAAGAAGCAGTTGGTACAGCCGACGAGCACCTCTAGCTCCGATAACTGGAGAGGAGAAGCTGAAATTAAACGGCTCGAaggaagattgaagattcttGAAGAGGAGGCTGAAATCTTAAAGGGTGCTCTGCTTGAGAGCGCGGAAGAAAGTAGAACACTGATTGGCGATATACACCTGCAGCTTTACACCGTGCAACGTCACCTATTGCAGCGTGGAGCAGAGAGAGGAGAATCGCGTAGCCATGGCATTCCGAGAGTGAAG GAAAGAGAAAGACGAGCAGGTCTACTGCAGATCCTATACCAAGAAGCTAATCCATCCATTGTGAACAAGGTCTCAAGAACTAAAGTATTATTACAAGATTCAACCTAA
- the LOC125204497 gene encoding calcineurin subunit B-like isoform X4, with amino-acid sequence MILKKFKNTVIIYVVTQQEIVSLYKRFCQLDRNSKGFISSDEFLSVPEFAMNPLSQRLLKMTDGLNFKDFVAFLSAFSAKATVQQKIELIFKVYDSDSNGKVTFKEIIEVLQDLSGAFISDKQQELFWGQEVLSQLLQEAGYTKESSLMLDDFIKLWFDSLMQILDHQGLKMEVEIPVE; translated from the exons ATGATATTGAAGAAGTTCAAGAACACTGTAATCATCTATGTAG TTACTCAGCAAGAGATAGTGTCTCTTTACAAGAGATTTTGCCAACTAGATAGGAATTCCAAAGGCTTCATTTCAAGTGATGAGTTCTTGTCAGTACCTGAGTTTGCTATGAATCCACTTTCTCAG AGGTTGCTTAAAATGACAGATGGGCTGAATTTCAAGGACTTTGTTGCATTCTTGTCTGCTTTCAGTGCTAAAGCAACTGTACAACAGAAAATCGAGC TTATCTTCAAAGTATATGATTCTGATAGCAATGGGAAGGTGACTTTCAAAGAAATTATAGAAGTGCTCCAGGATCTCAGTGGCGCGTTTATATCAGACAAGCAACAAGAG cTCTTCTGGGGGCAGGAGGTTCTTAGTCAGCTGTTGCAAGAAGCAGGTTACACAAAAGAGTCGTCTCTTATGTTGGACGACTTCATCAAG CTTTGGTTCGATTCTTTAATGCAGATACTGGATCATCAAGGTTTGAAAATGGAAGTAGAAATCCCAGTGGAGTAG
- the LOC125204497 gene encoding calcineurin subunit B-like isoform X1, translating to MGSALSVLTQYDIEEVQEHCNHLFTQQEIVSLYKRFCQLDRNSKGFISSDEFLSVPEFAMNPLSQRLLKMTDGLNFKDFVAFLSAFSAKATVQQKIELIFKVYDSDSNGKVTFKEIIEVLQDLSGAFISDKQQELFWGQEVLSQLLQEAGYTKESSLMLDDFIKLWFDSLMQILDHQGLKMEVEIPVE from the exons ATGGGGAGTGCGTTATCGGTGTTGACTCAGTATGATATTGAAGAAGTTCAAGAACACTGTAATCATCTAT TTACTCAGCAAGAGATAGTGTCTCTTTACAAGAGATTTTGCCAACTAGATAGGAATTCCAAAGGCTTCATTTCAAGTGATGAGTTCTTGTCAGTACCTGAGTTTGCTATGAATCCACTTTCTCAG AGGTTGCTTAAAATGACAGATGGGCTGAATTTCAAGGACTTTGTTGCATTCTTGTCTGCTTTCAGTGCTAAAGCAACTGTACAACAGAAAATCGAGC TTATCTTCAAAGTATATGATTCTGATAGCAATGGGAAGGTGACTTTCAAAGAAATTATAGAAGTGCTCCAGGATCTCAGTGGCGCGTTTATATCAGACAAGCAACAAGAG cTCTTCTGGGGGCAGGAGGTTCTTAGTCAGCTGTTGCAAGAAGCAGGTTACACAAAAGAGTCGTCTCTTATGTTGGACGACTTCATCAAG CTTTGGTTCGATTCTTTAATGCAGATACTGGATCATCAAGGTTTGAAAATGGAAGTAGAAATCCCAGTGGAGTAG
- the LOC125204497 gene encoding calcineurin subunit B-like isoform X3, whose translation MGSALSVLTQYDIEEVQEHCNHLFTQQEIVSLYKRFCQLDRNSKGFISSDEFLSVPEFAMNPLSQRLLKMTDGLNFKDFVAFLSAFSAKATVQQKIELIFKVYDSDSNGKVTFKEIIEVLQDLSGAFISDKQQELFWGQEVLSQLLQEAGYTKESSLMLDDFIKILDHQGLKMEVEIPVE comes from the exons ATGGGGAGTGCGTTATCGGTGTTGACTCAGTATGATATTGAAGAAGTTCAAGAACACTGTAATCATCTAT TTACTCAGCAAGAGATAGTGTCTCTTTACAAGAGATTTTGCCAACTAGATAGGAATTCCAAAGGCTTCATTTCAAGTGATGAGTTCTTGTCAGTACCTGAGTTTGCTATGAATCCACTTTCTCAG AGGTTGCTTAAAATGACAGATGGGCTGAATTTCAAGGACTTTGTTGCATTCTTGTCTGCTTTCAGTGCTAAAGCAACTGTACAACAGAAAATCGAGC TTATCTTCAAAGTATATGATTCTGATAGCAATGGGAAGGTGACTTTCAAAGAAATTATAGAAGTGCTCCAGGATCTCAGTGGCGCGTTTATATCAGACAAGCAACAAGAG cTCTTCTGGGGGCAGGAGGTTCTTAGTCAGCTGTTGCAAGAAGCAGGTTACACAAAAGAGTCGTCTCTTATGTTGGACGACTTCATCAAG ATACTGGATCATCAAGGTTTGAAAATGGAAGTAGAAATCCCAGTGGAGTAG
- the LOC125204497 gene encoding calcineurin subunit B-like isoform X2, with protein MGSALSVLTQYDIEEVQEHCNHLFTQQEIVSLYKRFCQLDRNSKGFISSDEFLSVPEFAMNPLSQRLLKMTDGLNFKDFVAFLSAFSAKATVQQKIELIFKVYDSDSNGKVTFKEIIEVLQDLSGAFISDKQQEEVLSQLLQEAGYTKESSLMLDDFIKLWFDSLMQILDHQGLKMEVEIPVE; from the exons ATGGGGAGTGCGTTATCGGTGTTGACTCAGTATGATATTGAAGAAGTTCAAGAACACTGTAATCATCTAT TTACTCAGCAAGAGATAGTGTCTCTTTACAAGAGATTTTGCCAACTAGATAGGAATTCCAAAGGCTTCATTTCAAGTGATGAGTTCTTGTCAGTACCTGAGTTTGCTATGAATCCACTTTCTCAG AGGTTGCTTAAAATGACAGATGGGCTGAATTTCAAGGACTTTGTTGCATTCTTGTCTGCTTTCAGTGCTAAAGCAACTGTACAACAGAAAATCGAGC TTATCTTCAAAGTATATGATTCTGATAGCAATGGGAAGGTGACTTTCAAAGAAATTATAGAAGTGCTCCAGGATCTCAGTGGCGCGTTTATATCAGACAAGCAACAAGAG GAGGTTCTTAGTCAGCTGTTGCAAGAAGCAGGTTACACAAAAGAGTCGTCTCTTATGTTGGACGACTTCATCAAG CTTTGGTTCGATTCTTTAATGCAGATACTGGATCATCAAGGTTTGAAAATGGAAGTAGAAATCCCAGTGGAGTAG
- the LOC125204497 gene encoding calcineurin subunit B-like isoform X5: MGSALSVLTQYDIEEVQEHCNHLFTQQEIVSLYKRFCQLDRNSKGFISSDEFLSVPEFAMNPLSQRLLKMTDGLNFKDFVAFLSAFSAKATVQQKIELIFKVYDSDSNGKVTFKEIIEVLQDLSGAFISDKQQEEVLSQLLQEAGYTKESSLMLDDFIKILDHQGLKMEVEIPVE; this comes from the exons ATGGGGAGTGCGTTATCGGTGTTGACTCAGTATGATATTGAAGAAGTTCAAGAACACTGTAATCATCTAT TTACTCAGCAAGAGATAGTGTCTCTTTACAAGAGATTTTGCCAACTAGATAGGAATTCCAAAGGCTTCATTTCAAGTGATGAGTTCTTGTCAGTACCTGAGTTTGCTATGAATCCACTTTCTCAG AGGTTGCTTAAAATGACAGATGGGCTGAATTTCAAGGACTTTGTTGCATTCTTGTCTGCTTTCAGTGCTAAAGCAACTGTACAACAGAAAATCGAGC TTATCTTCAAAGTATATGATTCTGATAGCAATGGGAAGGTGACTTTCAAAGAAATTATAGAAGTGCTCCAGGATCTCAGTGGCGCGTTTATATCAGACAAGCAACAAGAG GAGGTTCTTAGTCAGCTGTTGCAAGAAGCAGGTTACACAAAAGAGTCGTCTCTTATGTTGGACGACTTCATCAAG ATACTGGATCATCAAGGTTTGAAAATGGAAGTAGAAATCCCAGTGGAGTAG
- the LOC125203170 gene encoding VQ motif-containing protein 11-like: MASSSSSSNPNRNPYPHPLFMQAFDPNSIPNTTFVQADPSTFRAVVQRLTGASSAGKPISGDIGPRRPAFKLHERRPTARKLEIKLGGGGALHSPARGHRSFAGEGASPVSPLEYLAARGSPRSPEERAIAEKGFYFHPSPLSTPRGSDPPELLPLFPLHSPRDN, translated from the coding sequence ATGGcgtcgtcttcttcttcttccaacCCGAACCGAAACCCATACCCGCACCCGTTATTCATGCAAGCCTTCGACCCCAACTCCATACCCAACACCACCTTCGTCCAAGCCGACCCGTCCACGTTCCGCGCCGTCGTCCAGCGCCTCACCGGCGCATCATCCGCCGGAAAACCCATCTCCGGCGACATCGGTCCCCGCCGGCCGGCGTTCAAGCTCCACGAGCGGCGCCCCACTGCCCGGAAGCTGGAGATCAAactcggcggcggcggcgcatTGCATTCTCCGGCGAGAGGTCACCGGAGCTTCGCCGGAGAAGGGGCGTCGCCGGTGTCGCCGCTGGAGTATCTGGCGGCGCGTGGGAGCCCGAGGTCGCCGGAGGAGAGAGCCATTGCCGAGAAGGGATTTTATTTTCACCCGAGCCCGCTTAGCACTCCGAGAGGATCCGACCCGCCGGAGCTGCTGCCGCTCTTCCCCCTGCATTCGCCAAgagataattaa